The Moraxella osloensis genome contains a region encoding:
- a CDS encoding cytochrome ubiquinol oxidase subunit I, which translates to MITEHLVDISRLQFAVTALYHFLFVPLTLGMVWLLVIMESMYVMTGKEVWKDMTRFWGKLFGINFALGVTTGITMEFQFGTNWAYYSQYVGDVFGAPLAIEGLMAFFLESTMVGLFFFGWDRLSRGQHLLVTILMALGTNLSALWILIANGWMQNPVGAEFNYQTMRMEMTDFAAVLFNPDAQNKFVHTVSAGYTVGATFVLAISAWYLLKKRDVEFAKRSFQVAAAFGFASICSTIVLGDESGYSIGLAQQTKMAAIEAMWETEPAPASFNLIADINQAEQKNNWAVQIPYVMGLIGTRSLDTPILGIHDIKIINEKRIINGQKAVLLLEQLRSAPPGSTPNPVTVAEFEKVKKDLGFGLLLKRYSPDVSKATPAMIKQATDATIPPIVPMFWSFRAMVGLGFLLLALFTISLWSTVKGNFIEKPWLLRWALLMLPAPWLAAEFGWFVAEYGRQPWTIYGMLPTYFSVSNISVANVYASLAGFVGFYTVLLMIEMYLMVKYARKGPASLGTGKYYGEDTHKVHVSPSLNLSPKTAEVNHVV; encoded by the coding sequence ATGATAACAGAACATCTAGTCGATATCTCCCGTCTGCAATTTGCAGTCACGGCGTTATATCATTTTTTATTTGTACCACTCACACTGGGCATGGTGTGGCTGCTGGTCATCATGGAATCCATGTACGTGATGACAGGCAAAGAAGTGTGGAAAGACATGACGCGTTTTTGGGGTAAACTGTTTGGCATCAACTTTGCCTTGGGTGTCACCACTGGCATCACCATGGAATTCCAGTTTGGTACCAACTGGGCGTATTACTCACAATATGTCGGCGATGTTTTTGGTGCGCCGCTTGCCATTGAAGGCTTGATGGCATTTTTTTTAGAATCGACCATGGTCGGACTGTTCTTCTTTGGTTGGGATAGACTGTCGCGCGGACAGCATTTGCTGGTGACTATATTGATGGCGCTGGGTACCAATCTATCCGCGTTGTGGATTTTGATTGCCAATGGGTGGATGCAAAATCCGGTTGGCGCGGAGTTTAATTACCAAACCATGCGCATGGAAATGACCGATTTTGCGGCAGTATTATTTAACCCTGATGCGCAAAACAAATTTGTGCATACCGTCTCTGCCGGCTATACGGTGGGAGCGACCTTTGTGCTTGCCATCTCAGCGTGGTATCTGCTCAAAAAACGCGATGTCGAATTTGCCAAACGCAGCTTTCAAGTCGCGGCGGCATTTGGTTTTGCGTCGATTTGTAGCACCATCGTGCTGGGTGATGAGTCGGGTTATTCTATTGGCTTGGCACAGCAAACCAAAATGGCAGCGATAGAGGCGATGTGGGAAACCGAGCCTGCGCCTGCCAGTTTTAATTTGATTGCAGATATCAACCAAGCCGAGCAAAAAAACAACTGGGCAGTGCAAATCCCGTATGTGATGGGCTTGATTGGGACGCGCTCGCTGGATACCCCGATTTTGGGCATCCATGACATCAAAATCATCAATGAAAAACGTATCATCAATGGTCAAAAAGCGGTGCTGCTGCTGGAGCAATTACGCAGTGCGCCCCCAGGTTCAACCCCAAACCCTGTGACAGTGGCGGAATTTGAAAAGGTAAAAAAAGACTTGGGCTTTGGGTTATTGCTCAAACGCTATTCCCCAGATGTCAGCAAAGCTACGCCTGCAATGATTAAACAGGCCACCGATGCCACCATTCCGCCTATTGTCCCGATGTTTTGGTCATTTCGTGCCATGGTGGGCTTGGGCTTTTTATTGTTGGCATTGTTTACGATTAGTCTTTGGTCAACTGTCAAAGGCAACTTTATCGAAAAACCTTGGCTGTTACGTTGGGCATTATTGATGCTGCCTGCGCCTTGGCTTGCTGCTGAATTTGGTTGGTTTGTTGCTGAGTATGGGCGTCAACCTTGGACGATTTATGGCATGTTGCCGACCTATTTTTCAGTCTCCAACATTAGCGTGGCGAATGTGTATGCCTCGCTGGCGGGATTTGTTGGTTTTTATACGGTGCTGCTGATGATTGAAATGTACTTGATGGTGAAATATGCCCGTAAAGGACCCGCCAGTCTAGGAACGGGCAAATACTACGGCGAAGACACTCACAAGGTTCATGTGAGTCCTTCATTAAATTTGAGCCCTAAGACAGCCGAGGTGAATCATGTTGTTTGA
- a CDS encoding BLUF domain-containing protein codes for MMSPPTYYLTYTSSLTWSAALKPSTFTQIYQSARDNNQKTGIMGFILFKDGRFLHFMEGSEMYIANLYLAITHDKRHHKIHLIHQGTTHSKRFKQCDMLCVTPSISHTTPVISKLLAQFETYQWQTEQVEQLLNEMVAFYERDAADIAPYQVKAESYIGAIIKHHVKKHLFFMFTIITVPWLVIFMLLIDL; via the coding sequence ATGATGTCTCCCCCTACTTATTACCTGACTTATACCAGTTCGCTTACGTGGTCAGCCGCTTTAAAGCCCAGCACATTTACCCAAATTTATCAAAGTGCCAGAGATAATAATCAAAAAACCGGCATCATGGGTTTTATCCTATTCAAAGATGGTCGCTTTCTGCATTTTATGGAAGGTAGTGAAATGTATATAGCGAATTTGTACCTCGCTATCACCCATGATAAACGCCACCATAAAATTCATCTTATCCATCAAGGTACGACCCATTCTAAACGCTTTAAGCAATGCGATATGCTATGCGTGACACCCAGCATATCCCATACCACCCCAGTGATTAGTAAGCTGTTAGCACAGTTTGAAACCTACCAATGGCAGACCGAACAAGTCGAGCAATTACTCAATGAGATGGTCGCATTCTATGAGCGCGATGCGGCTGATATTGCGCCCTACCAAGTCAAAGCGGAAAGCTACATCGGCGCCATCATCAAACACCATGTCAAAAAACACCTTTTTTTCATGTTCACCATCATCACGGTTCCATGGTTGGTGATATTTATGTTGTTAATTGACCTGTAA
- the cydB gene encoding cytochrome d ubiquinol oxidase subunit II, with product MFDYETLKIIWWLLVGALLIGFAIMDGHDMGVCSLLPFVGKDDEERRVIINTIGPHWEGNQVWFITAGGAIFAAWPMVYATAFSGFYWALMAVLWALFFRPVGFKYRSMIHNPTWRKAWDWALFVGSFIPAVVFGVAFGNLFLGVPFSFNDHLVSTYTGSFWALLNPFALLCGLISASMLIMQGGAYLAHRTLDEVQNRTINYAAISSLVMAVLFVIAGVWIQSIDGYHITSPIDPQALPNVLNKEVTRQAGAWMANYHQYPLAWAFPVLGVIMPIVTAILLKARKTLSAFIASSIAVLSVIMTAGVALFPFVMPSSSDPRSSLTVWDSVSSHLTLMIMLVVVVVLLPMIVGYTSWAYSVMRGKVTKAYVREQEHSLY from the coding sequence TTGTTTGATTATGAAACACTCAAAATTATTTGGTGGTTATTGGTCGGTGCGCTGCTCATTGGGTTTGCTATCATGGATGGGCATGATATGGGCGTGTGTTCGTTACTGCCTTTTGTCGGCAAGGATGATGAAGAGCGCCGGGTGATTATCAATACCATTGGTCCGCACTGGGAAGGTAACCAAGTGTGGTTTATCACCGCAGGCGGCGCGATTTTTGCGGCATGGCCGATGGTGTACGCCACTGCCTTTAGCGGTTTTTATTGGGCGTTGATGGCAGTATTGTGGGCGTTGTTTTTCCGCCCGGTGGGGTTTAAATATCGCAGTATGATACACAATCCAACCTGGCGAAAAGCGTGGGACTGGGCGTTATTTGTCGGTTCATTTATTCCGGCTGTGGTGTTTGGCGTGGCATTTGGTAATTTGTTTTTAGGCGTGCCATTTAGTTTTAATGACCATTTGGTATCGACTTACACAGGCTCTTTTTGGGCATTGCTTAATCCATTTGCCCTACTGTGTGGCTTAATCAGTGCGTCTATGTTGATTATGCAAGGTGGGGCGTATTTGGCGCATCGCACCCTTGATGAGGTACAAAATCGTACCATTAACTACGCTGCTATCAGTAGTCTGGTGATGGCGGTGCTGTTTGTGATAGCAGGGGTATGGATACAATCCATTGACGGCTATCATATCACAAGCCCTATTGACCCCCAAGCCTTGCCAAATGTGCTCAATAAAGAGGTGACGCGTCAAGCGGGCGCATGGATGGCAAACTATCATCAGTATCCGCTGGCATGGGCATTCCCTGTACTTGGTGTCATCATGCCGATTGTCACGGCGATATTGCTAAAAGCGCGTAAAACCTTGAGCGCATTTATCGCCTCCAGTATTGCTGTGCTTAGTGTGATTATGACCGCAGGCGTGGCGCTGTTTCCGTTTGTCATGCCATCCTCTAGCGACCCACGGTCAAGCTTGACGGTTTGGGACAGTGTATCGAGTCATCTTACCTTGATGATTATGTTGGTTGTCGTGGTGGTGTTATTACCGATGATTGTAGGTTACACCAGCTGGGCATATAGCGTGATGCGCGGTAAAGTGACCAAGGCTTATGTTCGAGAGCAAGAGCATTCACTTTACTGA
- the cydD gene encoding thiol reductant ABC exporter subunit CydD — MSETSAVNQTLRHYAAMAKRPIYMAWGLSVVSTLVLIVQSWLIAVIFADWLTQIAHHRPATDVFFDYLPWLIGCLLLRPLLHFCKDRLALDAGLQVAGILRKTLVEKLAQVGAARDQYGSDGGLASMVIEQCDALTGYVSRFYLQRLIVVTTPIMLLVAAATQSWIATLILLLTAPLVPVFMVLIGHATARKSRQQFAAMAQLSGRFLDWLRGTATLQRLDAVGHASQDIDASAEAYRMRTMSVLKIAFLNTAALELLAALSIALLAVYLGFGLIGILPWQKNTVPVPYQSALFLLLLAPEFYAPLRQLGADYHVKAQAEGAIAELSPLLAFQSAENTKANPSILTAPPAIDADNIWVNHQQRTRLAPLSFAIAAGERLAIVGQSGSGKSTLLQIFLGFCAYQGDIFINNQNFNTINSTQFRHQIAYLSQQTMLLPMSIADNLRLPNPTASDDKLWQILAQVGLKPLIKALPNQLDTQLGERGSGLSGGQQRRLAIAQLLLQDAQLWLLDEPTEHLDSDTAAEINALLQQVTRGKTVLWVTHDATKLPWLDRQISLDIASTLAKA, encoded by the coding sequence ATGTCTGAAACTTCTGCTGTCAACCAAACCCTTCGTCACTATGCCGCTATGGCAAAACGACCGATTTATATGGCATGGGGACTGTCAGTTGTGTCCACGCTAGTATTGATCGTGCAGTCTTGGCTGATTGCGGTCATCTTTGCAGATTGGTTAACGCAAATCGCCCATCACCGCCCTGCCACTGACGTATTTTTTGATTATCTGCCGTGGCTCATAGGGTGTCTGTTGCTACGTCCTTTACTGCATTTTTGCAAAGACCGACTAGCGTTAGACGCGGGGCTACAAGTAGCCGGCATCCTACGAAAAACGCTAGTTGAAAAACTGGCACAAGTAGGTGCAGCGCGGGACCAGTATGGCAGTGATGGCGGGCTTGCCAGTATGGTGATTGAGCAATGTGACGCCTTAACGGGCTATGTCAGCCGTTTTTATCTGCAGCGACTGATTGTGGTGACCACGCCTATCATGCTATTAGTTGCGGCAGCGACCCAAAGCTGGATAGCGACGCTGATTTTATTGCTGACAGCACCGCTAGTCCCTGTATTTATGGTATTAATTGGTCATGCCACCGCCCGTAAAAGTCGGCAACAATTTGCCGCGATGGCACAGCTGAGCGGGCGATTTTTGGATTGGTTACGTGGCACAGCGACACTGCAGCGGCTGGATGCTGTCGGGCACGCCAGTCAAGACATCGACGCCTCAGCCGAAGCCTACCGTATGCGCACCATGTCGGTACTCAAAATTGCGTTTTTAAACACCGCAGCGCTAGAACTGTTAGCCGCGCTGTCGATTGCGCTACTTGCCGTGTATTTGGGTTTTGGTTTAATCGGTATTTTACCCTGGCAAAAAAACACGGTGCCTGTGCCTTACCAGTCGGCGCTATTTTTACTGCTGTTGGCACCTGAATTTTATGCCCCGCTACGTCAGTTGGGCGCGGATTATCATGTCAAAGCGCAAGCGGAAGGCGCGATTGCCGAATTATCACCCTTGTTAGCTTTTCAGTCAGCGGAAAACACAAAAGCTAACCCCTCTATCTTAACTGCGCCCCCTGCCATTGACGCGGATAATATTTGGGTCAATCATCAGCAACGCACACGGCTCGCGCCGTTAAGTTTTGCTATTGCCGCAGGGGAACGGTTGGCGATTGTCGGTCAAAGTGGCAGCGGCAAATCCACCCTATTGCAAATTTTTTTGGGTTTTTGTGCCTATCAAGGCGATATCTTTATTAATAACCAAAATTTTAACACCATCAATTCCACGCAATTTCGCCACCAAATCGCCTATTTGTCACAGCAAACCATGCTACTGCCGATGAGTATCGCCGATAATTTGCGCCTGCCAAACCCAACCGCCAGTGATGACAAACTATGGCAAATTCTTGCGCAAGTGGGGTTAAAACCTTTGATAAAAGCACTGCCAAATCAGCTAGATACTCAGTTAGGTGAACGTGGTAGCGGCTTGTCCGGTGGACAGCAGCGACGATTGGCAATAGCCCAGTTACTCTTGCAAGACGCACAGCTTTGGCTACTCGATGAACCCACTGAGCATTTAGATAGTGACACCGCAGCCGAGATTAATGCGCTATTACAACAAGTGACGAGGGGGAAAACCGTGTTATGGGTGACGCACGATGCCACAAAACTGCCTTGGCTGGATCGGCAAATAAGCCTTGATATTGCATCTACTTTGGCGAAGGCGTAA
- a CDS encoding BLUF domain-containing protein, with protein sequence MNHQIQYYVYASKINLTQIFDHNLFTDIREQAQSNNQHHHITGFLLFKDGKFLQYIEGQKAVCEQLFNTIKQDRRHKEMVVLDQGQLEKRYYQQWLMNCYNMDEKTQTLELLNLPDMVYDFDIYHWSQAHVHEVMSLMAKNHLLGMTPQTGSFFSVVYRRFMRQNKKYLIIQLLILGMFFISLLFLKSNH encoded by the coding sequence ATGAATCATCAAATTCAGTATTATGTTTACGCCAGTAAAATAAATTTGACCCAAATTTTTGACCACAATTTATTCACTGATATTCGCGAGCAAGCCCAGTCCAACAATCAACACCATCATATTACGGGGTTTTTATTGTTTAAGGATGGCAAATTTTTGCAGTATATTGAAGGTCAAAAAGCGGTATGTGAACAATTATTTAACACCATAAAGCAAGACCGACGACATAAAGAGATGGTGGTGTTAGACCAGGGACAGTTAGAAAAACGCTATTATCAGCAATGGCTGATGAATTGTTATAACATGGATGAAAAAACCCAAACCCTTGAACTGCTTAATCTTCCAGATATGGTGTACGACTTTGATATTTATCATTGGAGCCAAGCTCACGTACATGAGGTGATGTCACTAATGGCAAAAAACCATTTGCTTGGCATGACACCCCAAACAGGCAGTTTTTTCTCGGTGGTTTATCGCCGCTTTATGCGGCAGAATAAAAAATATTTAATCATTCAACTGCTGATATTAGGTATGTTTTTCATCAGTTTATTGTTCTTAAAAAGCAACCATTAA
- a CDS encoding BLUF domain-containing protein, with the protein MCDAIYYLTYTSKITLLGAINPFTFKTIEQISRQNNHAQHITGFLLFKHGHFFQYLEGDKALVTHLYQDLLKDYRHKNLKIITEGHREQPRFKKWDMYCIDIDKDVNNLSISRLFQAFNPTDWQSPEVNELITDMQTQHHKNN; encoded by the coding sequence ATGTGTGATGCTATTTATTATTTAACTTACACCAGTAAAATCACCTTACTGGGCGCGATTAATCCTTTTACTTTCAAAACTATCGAGCAGATTTCTAGGCAAAACAATCATGCCCAACATATCACGGGATTTTTGCTATTCAAACATGGGCATTTTTTTCAATATTTGGAAGGGGATAAGGCATTGGTCACTCACCTGTACCAAGATTTACTTAAAGATTATCGCCATAAAAATTTAAAAATAATTACCGAGGGTCATCGGGAACAGCCGCGGTTCAAAAAATGGGATATGTACTGTATTGACATTGATAAGGATGTGAATAATTTATCCATTAGCCGACTATTTCAAGCGTTTAACCCCACCGATTGGCAGTCACCGGAGGTGAATGAGCTAATCACAGATATGCAAACACAGCATCATAAAAATAATTAA
- a CDS encoding ammonium transporter, with protein sequence MVFCQHSSVYAATPTNEQLYDYQNVMWVVIGGLLVFFMQAGFALIESGSVRSKNTVNVLMKNYTDMAIGGLIFYILGYGLMAGNNPTGYVGQSEFLPEQLSNMQWAHLFFQMMFASTAATIASGAMAERIKFSGYLIGTLMTCGLIYPVVASWAWGGYYGGQGWLAQLGFIDFAGSSVVHSVGGWLALAGIIVLGPRIGRFAPDGTPRLIAGHNLTLVTLGGFILWLAWFGFNAGSTLTSSGNLGKIMLNTHLAGVSAVTAYLLISGVMRKAILLSDTVNISLAGLVAITAGCATMSPVYAIVTGVGACLAYLAVKRLLDNVQMDDAVYAVAVHVGGGVWGTLAAGLFYEGDLFDSHRIIVQLMGIAAMFVWSFGLGMVVYFVIEKTIGLRVLAQHEQRGLDFTEHAEGAYPEFQDSLFSQQTLTERH encoded by the coding sequence ATGGTTTTTTGTCAACATTCCTCGGTGTACGCTGCGACGCCCACCAATGAGCAGCTATATGACTACCAAAATGTGATGTGGGTAGTTATTGGCGGTTTGCTGGTGTTCTTTATGCAGGCGGGCTTTGCGCTCATTGAATCCGGCTCAGTGCGCAGTAAAAATACCGTGAATGTGCTGATGAAAAACTATACCGATATGGCGATTGGCGGATTAATTTTTTATATCTTGGGCTATGGCTTGATGGCAGGCAACAACCCCACAGGTTACGTGGGTCAAAGCGAGTTTTTACCAGAGCAGCTTAGCAATATGCAATGGGCACATTTGTTTTTTCAGATGATGTTTGCTTCCACCGCCGCCACCATTGCCAGTGGTGCGATGGCGGAGCGTATTAAATTTTCAGGGTATCTGATTGGTACGTTGATGACTTGCGGACTGATTTATCCCGTCGTAGCAAGTTGGGCATGGGGCGGTTATTATGGCGGTCAAGGCTGGCTTGCCCAGCTTGGATTTATTGATTTTGCAGGCTCTTCGGTGGTGCACTCTGTCGGTGGGTGGTTAGCGCTCGCGGGTATTATCGTCCTTGGACCGCGTATTGGTCGCTTTGCCCCTGATGGCACGCCGCGCTTGATTGCCGGTCATAATCTCACGCTGGTCACCTTGGGCGGCTTTATCCTATGGTTGGCGTGGTTTGGATTTAACGCAGGTTCTACACTGACCAGCTCAGGCAACTTGGGCAAAATCATGCTAAATACCCATCTAGCAGGGGTGAGTGCGGTGACGGCTTATTTGCTGATTTCAGGGGTGATGCGTAAGGCAATTTTATTGAGTGATACGGTCAATATCAGCCTTGCAGGATTGGTCGCCATTACCGCAGGCTGTGCGACCATGTCGCCTGTGTATGCGATTGTTACCGGTGTTGGTGCATGTTTGGCGTATTTGGCGGTGAAGCGGTTATTGGATAATGTTCAAATGGATGATGCGGTGTATGCCGTTGCCGTGCATGTGGGCGGCGGTGTGTGGGGTACGCTGGCTGCAGGGCTGTTTTATGAAGGTGATTTATTCGACAGCCATCGTATTATCGTACAGCTGATGGGCATCGCGGCAATGTTTGTTTGGTCGTTTGGACTGGGTATGGTGGTGTATTTTGTGATAGAAAAAACAATCGGTCTTCGCGTACTTGCACAGCATGAGCAACGCGGGCTCGACTTTACCGAACATGCCGAAGGGGCTTACCCTGAATTCCAAGATAGCTTATTTAGTCAGCAAACGCTAACTGAGCGGCACTAG
- a CDS encoding response regulator, with translation MRVLLVEDDVFIADSLIDSLEEEAYAVDWAKDGREAILTLKVESYDVILLDLGLPEIDGMSVLETLRSAKIDTPVLVLTARDQIKDRVKGLDAGADDYMTKPFAMSELLARMRVLVRRSQGNSQNTLQVGDLTLDINAKRLKRDGIEIDITAKEYMLLTTFMTAPDKVFSKSELENSIYNWEAGIESNAIEFLIYGLRKKIGQKRIKNIRGLGWYISAEAQD, from the coding sequence ATGAGAGTATTACTCGTCGAAGATGACGTATTCATTGCCGACAGTCTGATTGATAGTCTAGAAGAAGAAGCGTATGCGGTAGACTGGGCAAAAGATGGGCGAGAAGCGATTTTGACCCTCAAAGTCGAATCGTATGACGTGATTTTGCTGGATTTGGGCTTACCAGAAATTGACGGCATGAGCGTGTTAGAGACGCTTCGCAGTGCCAAAATCGATACGCCTGTACTGGTGCTGACCGCCCGAGACCAAATCAAAGACCGCGTGAAAGGGCTGGATGCTGGGGCAGATGACTATATGACTAAGCCATTTGCGATGAGTGAATTGCTTGCTCGTATGCGTGTGTTGGTGCGCCGCTCACAAGGCAATAGCCAAAACACCCTACAAGTCGGCGACTTAACCCTCGATATCAATGCCAAACGCCTCAAACGTGACGGCATAGAAATCGATATTACCGCCAAAGAATACATGCTGCTCACCACTTTTATGACCGCGCCCGATAAAGTGTTTTCTAAAAGTGAATTGGAAAATTCTATCTACAATTGGGAAGCTGGGATAGAGAGCAATGCCATTGAATTTTTAATCTATGGACTGCGCAAAAAAATTGGTCAAAAACGGATTAAAAACATCCGTGGTTTAGGCTGGTATATCAGCGCCGAAGCCCAAGACTAA
- a CDS encoding amino acid ABC transporter ATP-binding/permease protein — MTDSTSEKNSENKLASENRLINQNSRVNTHRQKKSNSHQTFRLTQLFSTQLDKWLIAACLAMMTALSVIGLLMTSGWFISAAAMTGMVALGSHSFNYLVPAAIIRVMAMVRTAGRYGEMMVSHHAVFGLLQRLRVRFFNQFSRLPLANLSITLQSTHAMHRLTHDIDVLNELPLRVVSPWLVATTASLLVATLLYQYEVSPVLIAIFLIAGLMLPTMLTWRSIKHARAHQALAESRRVSLLNPLSALTHLLIWQRWQSELTAFNSVDTQHTHQQKRIQRAQSLVMLIMQWLIAAVLVGLLVGFYHTPLVISVPMLLALSLGIMGMTDLLTPLVTHSLALGNSLAAKHQLNELLNPSLQPSHHLTPDLTNHLNHDLAPLPIDVARLSAPLTLTIHQLAAKMPQAIVGFKAISLTATQGIPVLITGRSGAGKSTLLQVLARELAPQQGSIELNGRDWLALHDTPALTGYLGQQIDIFDQTLATNLRLGNADASDEQLWQVLGKVGLKDWARSQPLQLQTPLGEYGQAISGGQARRIALARLLLSPKKILLLDEPFAGLDKKSREALWQMLVQHQQQGILIIVTHHLWQTDHPINIVQLPEPDILI, encoded by the coding sequence ATGACAGACTCTACTAGTGAAAAAAATAGCGAAAATAAACTTGCTAGTGAAAATAGGCTTATTAATCAAAATAGCCGTGTCAACACTCACCGGCAAAAAAAATCAAACAGTCATCAAACCTTTCGTTTAACCCAGCTGTTTAGCACGCAGCTAGATAAATGGCTCATTGCTGCCTGTTTAGCCATGATGACTGCGTTATCCGTGATTGGCCTATTGATGACGTCAGGGTGGTTTATTTCTGCGGCAGCAATGACAGGGATGGTGGCGCTGGGCTCACACAGTTTTAATTATCTGGTACCGGCAGCGATTATCCGTGTGATGGCGATGGTACGTACCGCAGGACGCTATGGTGAAATGATGGTGTCCCACCATGCGGTGTTTGGTTTGTTGCAGCGGCTGCGAGTGCGTTTTTTTAACCAGTTTTCACGCCTGCCACTGGCAAATTTATCAATTACCTTACAATCTACCCATGCCATGCACCGTTTAACCCATGATATTGATGTGCTCAATGAGTTGCCACTGCGCGTGGTATCGCCTTGGCTAGTCGCGACAACCGCGAGCTTGCTAGTAGCCACCTTACTTTATCAGTATGAGGTTAGCCCCGTCTTGATTGCCATATTTTTAATCGCCGGTTTGATGTTGCCTACCATGCTGACATGGCGCAGTATCAAGCACGCCCGCGCTCATCAGGCATTGGCAGAGTCTAGGCGTGTCAGTTTGCTCAATCCGCTATCGGCGCTTACCCATTTATTGATTTGGCAGCGCTGGCAATCCGAATTGACTGCTTTTAACAGCGTCGACACTCAACATACGCATCAGCAAAAGCGCATCCAGCGCGCCCAATCATTGGTCATGCTAATCATGCAGTGGCTGATTGCAGCGGTTTTGGTCGGCTTGTTAGTGGGTTTTTATCACACGCCCCTTGTCATCAGTGTGCCGATGTTGCTTGCGCTATCCCTCGGTATCATGGGCATGACTGACTTGCTAACACCGTTAGTCACCCATTCGCTAGCCCTTGGCAATAGTTTGGCAGCAAAACACCAACTCAATGAATTACTCAATCCTTCGCTACAACCTAGCCATCATTTAACGCCTGATTTAACCAATCACTTAAACCATGATTTAGCCCCTTTACCCATCGATGTTGCGCGCCTAAGTGCACCACTCACACTCACCATCCATCAGCTAGCTGCCAAAATGCCGCAGGCGATTGTCGGTTTCAAAGCTATCAGCTTGACTGCCACCCAAGGCATCCCTGTATTGATTACTGGGCGCTCGGGCGCGGGCAAATCAACACTGTTACAAGTGCTGGCTCGTGAACTAGCACCGCAACAAGGCAGCATAGAGCTCAATGGTAGGGATTGGCTAGCGTTACACGATACGCCCGCGCTCACAGGTTATTTGGGGCAACAGATTGATATTTTTGACCAGACCTTGGCGACCAATTTAAGATTGGGCAACGCCGATGCCAGTGATGAACAGCTTTGGCAAGTGCTGGGTAAGGTTGGACTCAAAGACTGGGCGCGCAGTCAGCCGCTACAATTACAGACCCCGCTAGGGGAATACGGGCAAGCTATTTCCGGTGGACAAGCCAGACGCATTGCCTTGGCACGGCTATTACTTAGCCCAAAAAAAATCTTGCTGCTAGATGAGCCGTTTGCGGGACTTGATAAAAAAAGCCGTGAAGCACTGTGGCAAATGCTGGTACAGCATCAGCAGCAAGGCATTTTAATCATTGTCACCCACCATCTTTGGCAAACTGACCATCCAATTAATATCGTGCAATTACCTGAGCCTGATATTTTAATTTAA
- a CDS encoding PepSY domain-containing protein gives MNLAKFNPSFLATGLSIALLSVVTGATVTACASTSAAPQAQNMQKRHPANAKNFEQRLQAMQANAQAAANASISASQAVALVQKQTANTRIVGVKYHDNSNRPNPNPARIAKNANNNIVGYRVMTLSANGQPQLYIVNASNGQVTQATMPSRPSRPARPPQPNTSNTPNNNQPPAPPATNVSLERAMQLAASQVGGEAIGAHLGGDKGGKMGHGPRDGQRRPNRDPQMGHTGMPPAPNPAQNQSPRTPSYQIEVVKGKEVYHVKVDAQTGAVSDVKSLNDLNRRAPTQP, from the coding sequence ATGAACTTAGCAAAATTTAACCCCTCATTTTTAGCCACTGGGCTTAGTATAGCCTTGCTTAGTGTTGTTACAGGTGCGACAGTCACCGCCTGTGCGAGCACCTCAGCGGCACCACAAGCGCAAAACATGCAAAAACGCCATCCCGCCAATGCCAAGAACTTTGAGCAACGCTTACAAGCCATGCAGGCCAACGCCCAAGCAGCCGCCAATGCCAGCATCAGTGCCTCTCAAGCGGTCGCCTTGGTACAAAAACAAACCGCGAACACACGCATTGTTGGCGTAAAATATCATGACAATAGCAACCGACCCAACCCAAACCCTGCCCGTATCGCCAAAAACGCCAATAACAACATCGTCGGCTACCGTGTCATGACCCTTAGTGCGAATGGTCAACCACAACTGTATATCGTCAATGCCTCTAATGGTCAAGTGACCCAAGCAACTATGCCATCACGGCCATCACGCCCAGCGCGTCCGCCACAACCTAATACGTCTAATACCCCCAACAACAATCAACCACCTGCGCCGCCTGCCACCAATGTCAGCCTAGAGCGCGCCATGCAATTGGCAGCAAGCCAAGTGGGTGGTGAAGCCATTGGCGCCCATTTGGGTGGGGATAAAGGGGGCAAAATGGGTCATGGTCCTCGTGACGGTCAACGCCGCCCTAACAGAGACCCACAAATGGGCCATACAGGCATGCCGCCTGCACCAAACCCTGCCCAGAATCAATCACCAAGAACCCCAAGCTATCAGATTGAAGTGGTAAAAGGTAAAGAAGTCTATCATGTCAAAGTTGATGCCCAAACAGGTGCCGTGAGCGATGTCAAATCACTTAACGACCTCAACCGTCGTGCGCCTACTCAGCCATAA